The proteins below are encoded in one region of Paenibacillus albus:
- a CDS encoding pirin family protein, whose product MQTLVYGPTMQATGAFDGGKITEQKPIGFPGEGSVVKRVSTLFYWAWAHANQEGHIPLHPHQAFEIMTYVVAGKGEHGDTLGTKSVIGAGGVQLMQTGSGVSHEERFFADMEGFQIWFEPSVQEAVKTKPTYNQYEHEEFPIAMGEGFTKKTVMGYGSPISIVADAQMWDVEVEAGATFTQAIEAGRTLTALAIRGDGSWTYASQAGKDTAFKHKDFIVARADQAEEAFITAGDAPLRLILIDVPSHVDYPLYPKR is encoded by the coding sequence ATACAAACACTCGTATACGGACCAACTATGCAAGCAACCGGCGCATTTGACGGCGGCAAAATTACGGAGCAGAAGCCAATCGGGTTCCCCGGTGAAGGCTCGGTAGTGAAACGTGTGAGCACCCTGTTCTACTGGGCTTGGGCTCACGCGAACCAAGAAGGCCACATTCCGCTTCACCCGCATCAAGCTTTTGAAATTATGACCTATGTTGTGGCAGGCAAAGGCGAACACGGTGATACCCTCGGCACGAAGAGCGTCATAGGTGCAGGCGGTGTTCAGCTTATGCAGACCGGCTCCGGCGTCAGCCATGAAGAACGATTCTTCGCCGATATGGAAGGCTTCCAAATTTGGTTTGAGCCATCTGTACAGGAAGCGGTAAAAACAAAGCCTACTTACAACCAATACGAGCATGAAGAGTTCCCAATTGCTATGGGTGAAGGGTTCACTAAGAAAACGGTAATGGGCTATGGCTCGCCGATCTCCATCGTAGCTGATGCGCAAATGTGGGATGTCGAGGTTGAAGCTGGTGCGACATTCACCCAAGCTATCGAAGCTGGCCGCACGCTTACTGCGCTTGCCATCCGCGGCGACGGCTCGTGGACATATGCATCGCAAGCCGGCAAGGACACAGCGTTCAAGCACAAAGACTTCATCGTGGCGAGAGCCGATCAAGCCGAGGAAGCATTCATAACAGCTGGCGATGCACCGCTTCGCCTCATCCTGATTGATGTGCCATCCCACGTCGATTACCCGCTCTATCCGAAACGTTAA